Proteins from one Phalacrocorax carbo chromosome 30, bPhaCar2.1, whole genome shotgun sequence genomic window:
- the OLFM2 gene encoding noelin-2 isoform X1 — protein MTVPLLKIGAVLSTMAMVTNWMSQTLPSLVGLNGTAVSRAGTSEKITLFQSPDEGWQVYTSAQAPDGKCLCTAVIPVQGTCSRDLRSHQLRQLMEKVQNISQSMEVLDLRTYRDLQYVRNTESLMKGLDSRLKVAAESQKSLNAKSFQELKDKMTELLPLMPVLDQYKSDTRLIVHLKEEVRNLSGSLLAIQEEMGAYDYEELQQRVLMLEARLHACMQKLGCGKLTGVSNPITIRASGSRFGSWMTDTMTPSADSRVWYMDGYYKGRRVLEFRTLNDFVTGQNFVQHLLPHPWAGTGHVVFNGSLYYNKYQSNIAVKYHFRSRSVLVQRSLAGAGYNNTFPYSWGGFSDIDFMVDESGLWAVYTTNQNAGNIVVSRVDPQTLEVLRSWDTGYPKRSAGESFMICGTLYVTNSHLAGAKIYFAYYTNTSSYEYTDIPFHNQYSHISMLDYNPRERVLYTWNNGHQVIYNVTLFHVIKTSGEL, from the exons ATGACGGTGCCGCTGCTGAAGATCGGGGCCGTGCTGAGCACCATGGCCATGGTCACCAACTGGATGTCCCAGACGTTGCCCTCGCTGGTGGGGCTCAACGGTACCGCCGTGTCACGGGCCGGTACCTCCGAGAAGATC ACCCTCTTCCAGAGCCCCGACGAGGGCTGGCAGGTTTATACCTCGGCTCAAGCCCCTGATGGCAAATGCCTCTGCACGGCCGTCATCCCTGTCCAGGGCACCTGCTCCCGCGACCTGCGCAGCCACCAGCTCCGCCAGCTCATGGAGAAG GTGCAGAACATCTCCCAGTCGATGGAGGTGCTGGACCTCCGGACCTACCGGGACCTCCAGTACGTGCGCAACACCGAGTCCCTGATGAAGGGCTTGGACTCCAGGCTGAAGGTGGCTGCTGAGAGCCAGAAGAGCCTCAACGCCAAGAGCTTCCAG GAGCTCAAGGACAAGATGACGGAGCTGTTGCCTCTGATGCCCGTCCTGGATCAGTACAAGTCGGACACGAGGCTGATCGTGCACCTGAAGGAGGAGGTGAGGAACCTCTCCGGGAGCTTGCTGGCCATCCAGGAGGAGATGGGCGCCTATGACTACgaggagctgcagcagcggGTGCTGATGCTGGAGGCACGGCTGCACGCCTGCATGCAAAAACTGG GCTGCGGGAAGCTGACGGGTGTCAGTAACCCCATCACCATCCGCGCATCGGGCTCCCGCTTTGGGTCGTGGATGACAGACACGATGACGCCCAGCGCTGACAGCCGG GTGTGGTACATGGACGGTTACTACAAGGGCCGCCGCGTCTTGGAGTTTCGGACCTTGAACGACTTCGTGACGGGGCAGAACTTCGTGCAGCATCTCCTGCCGCATCCCTGGGCTGGCACCGGCCACGTGGTCTTCAACGGGTCCCTCTACTACAACAAATACCAGAGTAACATCGCCGTGAAGTACCACTTTCGCTCCCGCAGCGTGCTGGTGCAGCGCAGCCTCGCCGGCGCCGGCTACAACAACACCTTCCCTTACTCTTGGGGTGGTTTCTCCGACATCGACTTCATGGTGGACGAGAGCGGGCTGTGGGCCGTCTACACCACCAACCAAAACGCCGGCAACATCGTGGTGAGCCGGGTGGACCCCCAGACGCTGGAGGTTCTGCGTAGCTGGGACACGGGTTACCCCAAACGAAGCGCCGGAGAGTCCTTCATGATCTGCGGCACGCTCTACGTCACCAACTCGCACCTTGCCGGCGCCAAGATCTATTTTGCCTACTACACAAACACTTCCAGCTACGAATACACGGATATTCCCTTCCACAACCAGTATTCCCACATATCCATGCTGGACTACAACCCACGGGAGAGGGTGCTCTACACCTGGAACAACGGCCACCAGGTCATCTACAACGTCACGCTCTTCCACGTCATAAAGACGTCGGGTGAGCTGTGA
- the OLFM2 gene encoding noelin-2 isoform X2 gives MRFFSGLLFLLSAGSPAMQTLFQSPDEGWQVYTSAQAPDGKCLCTAVIPVQGTCSRDLRSHQLRQLMEKVQNISQSMEVLDLRTYRDLQYVRNTESLMKGLDSRLKVAAESQKSLNAKSFQELKDKMTELLPLMPVLDQYKSDTRLIVHLKEEVRNLSGSLLAIQEEMGAYDYEELQQRVLMLEARLHACMQKLGCGKLTGVSNPITIRASGSRFGSWMTDTMTPSADSRVWYMDGYYKGRRVLEFRTLNDFVTGQNFVQHLLPHPWAGTGHVVFNGSLYYNKYQSNIAVKYHFRSRSVLVQRSLAGAGYNNTFPYSWGGFSDIDFMVDESGLWAVYTTNQNAGNIVVSRVDPQTLEVLRSWDTGYPKRSAGESFMICGTLYVTNSHLAGAKIYFAYYTNTSSYEYTDIPFHNQYSHISMLDYNPRERVLYTWNNGHQVIYNVTLFHVIKTSGEL, from the exons ACCCTCTTCCAGAGCCCCGACGAGGGCTGGCAGGTTTATACCTCGGCTCAAGCCCCTGATGGCAAATGCCTCTGCACGGCCGTCATCCCTGTCCAGGGCACCTGCTCCCGCGACCTGCGCAGCCACCAGCTCCGCCAGCTCATGGAGAAG GTGCAGAACATCTCCCAGTCGATGGAGGTGCTGGACCTCCGGACCTACCGGGACCTCCAGTACGTGCGCAACACCGAGTCCCTGATGAAGGGCTTGGACTCCAGGCTGAAGGTGGCTGCTGAGAGCCAGAAGAGCCTCAACGCCAAGAGCTTCCAG GAGCTCAAGGACAAGATGACGGAGCTGTTGCCTCTGATGCCCGTCCTGGATCAGTACAAGTCGGACACGAGGCTGATCGTGCACCTGAAGGAGGAGGTGAGGAACCTCTCCGGGAGCTTGCTGGCCATCCAGGAGGAGATGGGCGCCTATGACTACgaggagctgcagcagcggGTGCTGATGCTGGAGGCACGGCTGCACGCCTGCATGCAAAAACTGG GCTGCGGGAAGCTGACGGGTGTCAGTAACCCCATCACCATCCGCGCATCGGGCTCCCGCTTTGGGTCGTGGATGACAGACACGATGACGCCCAGCGCTGACAGCCGG GTGTGGTACATGGACGGTTACTACAAGGGCCGCCGCGTCTTGGAGTTTCGGACCTTGAACGACTTCGTGACGGGGCAGAACTTCGTGCAGCATCTCCTGCCGCATCCCTGGGCTGGCACCGGCCACGTGGTCTTCAACGGGTCCCTCTACTACAACAAATACCAGAGTAACATCGCCGTGAAGTACCACTTTCGCTCCCGCAGCGTGCTGGTGCAGCGCAGCCTCGCCGGCGCCGGCTACAACAACACCTTCCCTTACTCTTGGGGTGGTTTCTCCGACATCGACTTCATGGTGGACGAGAGCGGGCTGTGGGCCGTCTACACCACCAACCAAAACGCCGGCAACATCGTGGTGAGCCGGGTGGACCCCCAGACGCTGGAGGTTCTGCGTAGCTGGGACACGGGTTACCCCAAACGAAGCGCCGGAGAGTCCTTCATGATCTGCGGCACGCTCTACGTCACCAACTCGCACCTTGCCGGCGCCAAGATCTATTTTGCCTACTACACAAACACTTCCAGCTACGAATACACGGATATTCCCTTCCACAACCAGTATTCCCACATATCCATGCTGGACTACAACCCACGGGAGAGGGTGCTCTACACCTGGAACAACGGCCACCAGGTCATCTACAACGTCACGCTCTTCCACGTCATAAAGACGTCGGGTGAGCTGTGA
- the LOC135310101 gene encoding microtubule-associated proteins 1A/1B light chain 3C-like: MAGLRGQILPALQAAAAAAAAAAAAAAAASSSSSSSSFFSSFQKMQRGDGSFCPFKQRKSLATRMHEVTEIRIKYPNKIPVVVERYQKEKTLPPLNRSKFLVSQDLPLSQFAVTLRTRLCLASSQTFYLLVNNKGLPNMAITMQELYRDNKDEDGFLYLTYASQEMFGSSSSSEPVAA; encoded by the exons atggcagggctcAGGGGACAGATCCTGCCTGCACttcaagctgctgctgctgctgctgctgctgccgccgccgccgccgccgccgcctcctcctcctcctcctcctcctccttcttctcctccttccagaAGATGCAACGAGGTGATGGCAGCTTTTGCCCGttcaagcaaaggaaaagcctCG CCACCAGGATGCACGAAGTGACGGAGATCCGGATAAAATACCCCAACAAGATCCCG GTGGTTGTGGAGCGCTACCAGAAGGAGAAGACTTTACCTCCCTTAAACAGGTCCAAGTTTCTGGTGTCCCAGGACCTGCCCCTGTCCCAGTTTGCTGTCACCCTGCG GACGCGGCTCTGCCTGGCCTCATCCCAGACCTTCTACCTGCTGGTGAACAACAAAGGGCTGCCGAACATGGCCATCACCATGCAGGAGCTGTACCGTGACAACAAGGATGAGGATGGCTTTCTCTACCTGACCTACGCCTCCCAGGAGATGTTTGGCAGCTCTTCCTCCAGCGAGCCGGTGGCTGCTTGA